In Astyanax mexicanus isolate ESR-SI-001 chromosome 17, AstMex3_surface, whole genome shotgun sequence, a single window of DNA contains:
- the LOC125782386 gene encoding uncharacterized protein LOC125782386 — MGMPQMLQKLTPKINKKNGFLIVILVGLVVAAEFVEKDFMCPCEEALRWVFFVFYLFIPAFITLTVTYCIMCELYKQDFANQKSDVENKDQKTPEERRRQKSSQIEETEDEGSTEVKESNKDKESNEDERRNEDEESDEAEVPWNWRFFLKCSIPTVVWIILFFSDGRFVACLCTELKEGYADSNPHPPWEWCHKQRNLTYAQQRAETSYKYSKVVGFGGLFLVSAVILIYKCLVTRKAYKQQTHKQTAEEYEHIPMQEFADSKKRTLQE, encoded by the exons ATGGGAATGCCACAGATGCTTCAGAAACTGACCCCGAAGATTAACAAGAAGAATGGATTTTTAATCGTAATCTTAGTTGGTCTTGTTGTTGCGGCTGAGTTTGTTGAGAAGGACTTCATGTGCCCTTGTGAAGAAGCCCTTAGATGGGTGTTTTTCGTATTTTACCTGTTCATCCCTGCCTTCATCACGTTAACGGTCACATATTGCATTATGTGTGAGCTGTATAAACAGGATTTTGCAAATCAGAAATCTGATGTTGAAAATAAAGATCAGAAAACTCCTGAAGAAAGACGAAGACAGAAGTCCAGCCAGATTGAGGAAACTGAAGATGAAGGGAGTACTGAAGTCAAGGAGAGTAATAAAGACAAGGAGAGTAATGAAGATGAGAGGAGAAATGAAGACGAGGAGAGTGATGAAGCTGAAGTACCTTGGAATTGGAGATTCTTCTTGAAGTGTAGCATTCCGACTGTCGTTTGGATAATCCTGTTCTTCAGTGATGGAAGATTTGTGGCTTGTTTGTGTACAGAGTTAAAGGAAGGATATGCTGACAGCAATCCACATCCACCATGGGAATGGTGTCACAAACAACGAAACCTGACTTATGCACAGCAACGTGCAGAGACATCATATAAATATTCCAAG GTGGTTGGGTTTGGTGGTCTCTTCCTTGTCTCGGCTGTGATACTGATTTATAAATGTCTTGTAACACGCAAAGCCTACAAGCAACAG acacacaaacaaactgcagaggAATATGAACACATACCCATGCAGGAATTTGCTGACTCAAAAAAGAGGACCCTGCAAGAATGA
- the LOC103027631 gene encoding uncharacterized protein LOC103027631, with protein MGMPQMLQKLSPKINKKNGFLILILVGLVVAAEFVEKDFMCPCEEVLRWVFFVFYLFIPAFITLTVTYCIMCELYKEDFASQKSDVENKGQKTPEERQGQKSSPIEETEDEESDEAEKSDEAEGPRNCRFFLKCCIPTVVWIILFFSDGRFVACLCTELKEGYADSNPHPPWEWCHKQRNLTYAQQRAETSYKYSKVVGFGCLFFVSIIIMIYKCRVIHKASKQQTHKQTAVQDEGIPLREGARADES; from the exons ATGGGAATGCCACAGATGCTTCAGAAACTGTCCCCGAAGATTAACAAGAAGAATGGATTTTTAATCTTAATCTTGGTTGGTCTTGTTGTTGCGGCTGAGTTTGTTGAGAAGGACTTCATGTGCCCTTGTGAAGAAGTCCTTAGATGGGTGTTTTTTGTCTTCTACCTGTTCATTCCTGCCTTCATCACGTTAACGGTCACATATTGCATTATGTGTGAGCTGTATAAAGAGGATTTTGCAAGTCAGAAATCTGATGTTGAAAATAAAGGTCAGAAAACTCCTGAAGAAAGACAAGGACAGAAATCCAGCCCGATTGAGGAAACTGAAGACGAGGAGAGTGATGAAGCTGAGAAGAGTGATGAAGCTGAAGGACCTCGGAATTGTAGATTCTTCTTGAAGTGTTGCATTCCGACTGTCGTTTGGATAATCCTGTTCTTCAGTGATGGAAGATTTGTGGCTTGTTTGTGTACAGAGTTAAAGGAAGGATATGCTGACAGCAATCCACATCCACCATGGGAATGGTGTCACAAACAACGAAACCTGACTTATGCACAGCAACGTGCAGAGACATCATATAAATATTCCAAG GTGGTCGGGTTTGGTTGTCTCTTCTTTGTCTCGATTATAATAATGATTTATAAATGTCGTGTAATACACAAAGCCAGCAAGCAACAG acacacaaacaga